From Virgibacillus natechei, the proteins below share one genomic window:
- a CDS encoding DUF6612 family protein, with protein sequence MKLKSWTIMATILFLMGCTTIQEDLTHEEILERTMEEMSEVESYSFEITSEQIDGFDNEAVFDIQGERLVTPFRASIQRDMEVMGQRREMKSYYIEDMVYYEDFTAPDFLFKSENDEEPDHLLDGLEALHSRFDQLKVSDDEDDYTYEYMIEQEEEQAFFSSLYPYFVITDPMEQSISDLYLDRSDIIDLHVSLTVDQEDFHVKEMNLDYVLNYDYADSGNPTELSETIEMSFSNYNELDDVPIPEEEIESAVTFQEHMEIMEEEREKEREEHVPEVMDEELGNSSANLMYDGHWATDDEWIYFSNRGKGLHKQKEDGSEREQLLENDVSHINVIGDWLFFIDRMEDSKAYRMKTDGSEREQITETYTENLIVVDDWIYFIPVTYEPDAEKAVYRMRTDLTDREQLLDNAFQFTVSQGYLIFQTEYPGNISYLDLNLGDTEAEPVMFGGVHARFFFVSDGWLYYESADDDYIYRFSLDNGQTEQLTETASYGFNADDNLIFYRNVEDDSSLYRYNVDTGENDKLDDGEVSIMYIIDEYLYYTKATTSRTPQWYRVHVDGETIEEVD encoded by the coding sequence ATGAAATTAAAATCGTGGACGATCATGGCAACAATCCTATTCCTTATGGGATGTACAACTATACAGGAAGACCTCACACATGAGGAGATATTGGAGCGAACCATGGAAGAAATGAGCGAGGTGGAGAGTTATTCTTTTGAGATTACATCGGAACAGATAGATGGATTTGATAATGAAGCTGTATTCGATATTCAAGGGGAAAGACTTGTCACCCCATTCCGCGCTTCTATTCAAAGAGACATGGAAGTGATGGGACAACGGAGAGAAATGAAGTCGTATTACATAGAGGATATGGTTTATTATGAAGATTTTACAGCACCAGACTTCTTATTTAAATCAGAGAACGATGAGGAGCCTGACCATTTACTGGATGGATTAGAAGCACTTCATTCCAGGTTTGATCAATTAAAGGTTAGCGATGATGAGGATGATTACACCTATGAATATATGATCGAACAGGAAGAGGAGCAAGCATTTTTTTCTTCATTATACCCTTATTTTGTCATAACAGACCCAATGGAACAATCTATAAGCGACCTTTATTTGGATCGCAGTGACATAATCGATTTACATGTTAGCCTCACCGTGGATCAAGAAGATTTCCATGTGAAAGAAATGAATCTGGACTATGTGTTGAATTATGATTATGCTGATTCGGGTAATCCTACTGAATTATCTGAAACGATTGAAATGTCCTTTTCCAATTACAATGAATTGGATGATGTTCCTATCCCGGAGGAAGAAATAGAATCAGCTGTGACTTTCCAGGAACACATGGAAATCATGGAGGAAGAGCGGGAAAAGGAAAGAGAGGAACATGTTCCGGAAGTTATGGACGAAGAGCTTGGTAATTCCAGTGCTAATTTAATGTATGACGGGCATTGGGCAACGGATGATGAATGGATTTATTTTTCCAATAGAGGGAAAGGTTTACATAAGCAAAAAGAGGATGGCAGTGAGAGAGAACAGCTACTCGAAAATGATGTATCCCACATCAATGTGATAGGTGATTGGCTTTTTTTCATCGATAGAATGGAGGATAGTAAAGCCTACAGGATGAAAACGGACGGATCAGAGCGGGAACAAATCACCGAAACATACACTGAAAACTTAATTGTCGTTGATGACTGGATATACTTTATACCCGTTACGTATGAACCAGATGCGGAAAAAGCCGTCTATCGGATGCGCACAGATTTAACGGACCGTGAGCAGTTACTGGATAATGCCTTTCAATTCACCGTATCCCAAGGGTATTTAATTTTCCAAACGGAATACCCTGGAAACATCTCGTATCTTGATCTCAATCTCGGTGATACAGAAGCGGAGCCTGTTATGTTTGGAGGGGTTCATGCAAGGTTTTTCTTTGTTTCAGACGGCTGGCTTTATTATGAAAGTGCGGATGATGATTATATCTATCGGTTCAGCTTGGATAATGGGCAAACCGAACAATTGACAGAGACAGCGAGCTATGGATTTAACGCAGATGACAATCTTATTTTTTATCGAAATGTAGAGGATGACAGCAGTCTGTATAGGTATAATGTCGATACGGGTGAAAACGATAAATTAGACGATGGGGAAGTTTCTATCATGTATATCATTGATGAGTATTTGTATTATACAAAAGCAACAACAAGCAGGACACCACAATGGTATCGAGTGCATGTAGATGGCGAAACTATAGAGGAAGTGGATTAA
- a CDS encoding HD-GYP domain-containing protein produces the protein MTVVNVKDLQEGDVLKNDLFRGGTLVLKSGTSLTKAVISKLRQWDIPSVDIRSAQDEHHVSDENEQETNVVNNSPDSVPSVSEIKNDFFNNLLKIGQEYRYGFALNDAVDYQWLEGLFIKFMSTGKIYKLLEKLKDWDYNTYQHSFDVFILGTLFAKKLKIDDIEQFAIGCLLHDVGKLEIPKSILDKSSKLSQQEYETVKNHTIYGYKILKQQDFPEYVANLAKSHHERVEGSGYPEGLKNAEIKEEIKALAIVDVYSALMMARPYRHAYGSTVAETILLKECKMVEDYYFYTFFRMLDIFPLNAIVELTTGIHAKVIDTNDKVPFYPVLEDRYKSNRIEMPLDRSVKIKKIIRF, from the coding sequence ATGACTGTTGTTAATGTCAAGGACTTACAAGAAGGGGACGTATTAAAAAATGACCTCTTTAGAGGGGGAACGCTAGTTTTAAAAAGTGGGACTTCTTTAACCAAAGCAGTAATTTCAAAATTAAGACAATGGGATATTCCATCTGTTGACATTCGTAGTGCTCAGGATGAACATCATGTAAGTGACGAAAATGAGCAAGAAACAAACGTTGTGAACAACTCTCCTGATTCTGTACCCAGTGTATCGGAAATTAAAAATGATTTCTTTAATAACTTGCTAAAGATAGGCCAGGAATATCGTTATGGGTTTGCCCTGAATGACGCCGTTGATTACCAATGGTTAGAGGGTCTATTTATAAAATTTATGTCTACTGGAAAGATTTATAAATTACTAGAAAAATTAAAAGACTGGGATTATAATACCTATCAACATTCATTTGACGTCTTTATATTAGGCACATTATTCGCTAAAAAATTAAAAATTGATGATATTGAGCAGTTTGCAATTGGATGTTTACTGCATGATGTGGGGAAATTAGAAATACCGAAAAGCATTTTGGACAAATCATCTAAATTAAGCCAGCAAGAATACGAAACAGTAAAAAATCATACTATTTATGGATATAAAATTTTAAAGCAACAAGATTTCCCCGAATACGTGGCTAATTTAGCAAAATCTCACCACGAACGGGTTGAGGGAAGTGGGTACCCAGAAGGACTTAAAAATGCCGAAATCAAAGAAGAGATAAAGGCATTAGCTATAGTAGACGTGTATTCTGCGTTAATGATGGCACGTCCCTATCGTCATGCATATGGCTCTACAGTTGCGGAGACAATACTACTGAAAGAATGTAAAATGGTAGAAGATTATTACTTTTACACCTTTTTTAGAATGTTAGATATTTTTCCCTTGAATGCCATCGTAGAACTAACAACTGGGATTCATGCAAAAGTTATCGATACAAATGATAAAGTGCCATTTTACCCTGTTCTCGAAGATAGGTACAAGTCGAATCGAATTGAAATGCCGCTCGATCGATCGGTAAAAATTAAAAAGATAATCCGCTTTTAA